In a genomic window of Rhododendron vialii isolate Sample 1 chromosome 12a, ASM3025357v1:
- the LOC131312126 gene encoding PTI1-like tyrosine-protein kinase At3g15890 isoform X2, with protein sequence MPFCKIICCGRGSNRKEHGQKQVTWRIFSLKELHSATNNFNYDNKLGEGGFGSVYWGQLWDGSQIAVKRLKVRSNKADMEFAVEVEILALVRHKNLLSLRGYCAEGQERIIVYEYMPNLSLHSHLHGQHSAECLLDWNRRMNIAIGSAEGIAYLHHHATPHVIHRDIKGSNVLLDSDFNAQVADFGFAKLIPDGATHVTTRVMGTLGYLAPEYAMLGKASESCDVYSFGILLLELASGKKPLEKLSASTKELVGGKMRTLGATMKRTITDWALPLVCEKKFGEIVDPRLNGNFVEEELKRVVFIALMCAQSRPERRPSMLEVVELLKGVSKDKLSFLENDELFRSPMPADCNDCSGVDDGSDFISEEKEPKQEVKEVEGDTGK encoded by the exons ATGCCTTTTTGCAAGATAATTTGTTGCGGCAGGGGTTCGAATAG GAAAGAACATGGGCAGAAGCAAGTGACATGGAGGATCTTTTCTTTAAAGGAATTGCATTCTGCCACAAATAATTTCAATTACGACAACAAGCTCGGAGAAGGTGGATTTGGTAGTGTCTATTGGGGTCAGCTATGGGATGGATCACAA ATTGCAGTGAAAAGGTTGAAGGTCAGGAGCAACAAAGCAGACATGGAATTCGCAGTTGAGGTTGAGATACTGGCACTAGTACGGCATAAGAATCTGCTAAGTTTACGTGGCTATTGTGCAGAAGGGCAAGAGCGTATAATTGTTTACGAATACATGCCTAACCTGAGCTTGCATTCTCATCTCCATGGGCAACACTCGGCTGAATGCCTTCTTGATTGGAATCGGCGAATGAATATAGCTATTGGATCAGCCGAGGGAATTGC CTACCTTCACCACCATGCGACCCCACATGTAATCCACCGAGACATAAAGGGAAGCAATGTGTTGCTAGATTCAGATTTCAACGCCCAGGTTGCTGACTTTGGATTCGCGAAGCTAATACCCGATGGTGCAACGCATGTGACCACCAGAGTTATGGGCACCCTTGGCTACCTCGCCCCAGAATATGCAATGCTAGGAAAGGCATCAGAGAGTTGTGATGTCTACAGCTTTGGAATTCTTCTTCTTGAGCTTGCCAGTGGGAAGAAACCCCTTGAAAAGCTCAGTGCCTCAACAAAGGAGCTTGTTGGCGGGAAGATGCGAACGCTCGGTGCAACAATGAAGCGCACAATCACCGATTGGGCTCTGCCGTTAGTGTGTGAGAAGAAGTTTGGAGAAATTGTAGACCCACGACTGAATGGtaactttgtggaggaagagTTGAAAAGGGTAGTCTTCATTGCACTGATGTGTGCCCAAAGTCGACCAGAGAGGAGGCCCTCCATGCTTGAGGTGGTGGAGCTTCTGAAGGGAGTCTCAAAAGATAAGCTTTCTTTTctggaaaatgatgaattatTTAGAAGTCCAATGCCAGCAGATTGTAACGATTGTTCGGGTGTGGACGATGGGTCTGACTTTATTTCCGAGGAGAAAGAACCGAAACAAGAAGTGAAAGAGGTGGAAGGTGATACCGGAAAGTGA
- the LOC131312126 gene encoding PTI1-like tyrosine-protein kinase At3g15890 isoform X1, with translation MPFCKIICCGRGSNSVLKWKWIKLYRKEHGQKQVTWRIFSLKELHSATNNFNYDNKLGEGGFGSVYWGQLWDGSQIAVKRLKVRSNKADMEFAVEVEILALVRHKNLLSLRGYCAEGQERIIVYEYMPNLSLHSHLHGQHSAECLLDWNRRMNIAIGSAEGIAYLHHHATPHVIHRDIKGSNVLLDSDFNAQVADFGFAKLIPDGATHVTTRVMGTLGYLAPEYAMLGKASESCDVYSFGILLLELASGKKPLEKLSASTKELVGGKMRTLGATMKRTITDWALPLVCEKKFGEIVDPRLNGNFVEEELKRVVFIALMCAQSRPERRPSMLEVVELLKGVSKDKLSFLENDELFRSPMPADCNDCSGVDDGSDFISEEKEPKQEVKEVEGDTGK, from the exons ATGCCTTTTTGCAAGATAATTTGTTGCGGCAGGGGTTCGAATAG TGTCTTAAAGTGGAAGTGGATAAAATTGTACAGGAAAGAACATGGGCAGAAGCAAGTGACATGGAGGATCTTTTCTTTAAAGGAATTGCATTCTGCCACAAATAATTTCAATTACGACAACAAGCTCGGAGAAGGTGGATTTGGTAGTGTCTATTGGGGTCAGCTATGGGATGGATCACAA ATTGCAGTGAAAAGGTTGAAGGTCAGGAGCAACAAAGCAGACATGGAATTCGCAGTTGAGGTTGAGATACTGGCACTAGTACGGCATAAGAATCTGCTAAGTTTACGTGGCTATTGTGCAGAAGGGCAAGAGCGTATAATTGTTTACGAATACATGCCTAACCTGAGCTTGCATTCTCATCTCCATGGGCAACACTCGGCTGAATGCCTTCTTGATTGGAATCGGCGAATGAATATAGCTATTGGATCAGCCGAGGGAATTGC CTACCTTCACCACCATGCGACCCCACATGTAATCCACCGAGACATAAAGGGAAGCAATGTGTTGCTAGATTCAGATTTCAACGCCCAGGTTGCTGACTTTGGATTCGCGAAGCTAATACCCGATGGTGCAACGCATGTGACCACCAGAGTTATGGGCACCCTTGGCTACCTCGCCCCAGAATATGCAATGCTAGGAAAGGCATCAGAGAGTTGTGATGTCTACAGCTTTGGAATTCTTCTTCTTGAGCTTGCCAGTGGGAAGAAACCCCTTGAAAAGCTCAGTGCCTCAACAAAGGAGCTTGTTGGCGGGAAGATGCGAACGCTCGGTGCAACAATGAAGCGCACAATCACCGATTGGGCTCTGCCGTTAGTGTGTGAGAAGAAGTTTGGAGAAATTGTAGACCCACGACTGAATGGtaactttgtggaggaagagTTGAAAAGGGTAGTCTTCATTGCACTGATGTGTGCCCAAAGTCGACCAGAGAGGAGGCCCTCCATGCTTGAGGTGGTGGAGCTTCTGAAGGGAGTCTCAAAAGATAAGCTTTCTTTTctggaaaatgatgaattatTTAGAAGTCCAATGCCAGCAGATTGTAACGATTGTTCGGGTGTGGACGATGGGTCTGACTTTATTTCCGAGGAGAAAGAACCGAAACAAGAAGTGAAAGAGGTGGAAGGTGATACCGGAAAGTGA
- the LOC131312129 gene encoding topless-related protein 4, with translation MLCVWSSDEWENQASRVLEIPAGASWRTPTPAAPTHVQVHQDQFHLLVVHETQIAIYDAPKQEYNKQMNRIHKSPIFLSRRSIFCSIDLKVNLIYSKNCSNLQCSRSDIGRYMAVSWKLCFPNTMI, from the exons ATG CTCTGCGTTTGGAGCTCAGATGAATGGGAGAATCAGGCTAGTAGAGTCTTGGAGATACCAGCTGGGGCCTCTTGGAGAACACCAACTCCTGCAGCACCAACTCATGTCCAAGTTCATCAAGATCAGTTTCATCTGCTGGTTGTGCATGAAACTCAAATTGCCATATATGACGCACCGAAGCAAGAATATAATAAGCAG ATGAATCGCATACACAAATCTCCCATTTTCTTGTCTAGGAGGAGCATTTTCTGTTCTATCGATCTAAAAGTAAATCTCATCTATTCAAAGAATTGTTCAAATCTCCAGTGCTCACGGTCCGATATTGGCCGATATATGGCCGTATCATGGAAATTATGTTTCCCGAATACAATGATTTAA
- the LOC131312127 gene encoding SNF1-related protein kinase regulatory subunit gamma-like PV42a: protein MQHDGNSTTQKLREKKVSDVLTADKRRLVEVPYTATLAHTMNALVANRVVAVPVAAPPGHWIGAGGSMILESDKQTGAVRKHYIGMVTMLDILAHIAGDDVGGGGDVEERMGVPVSSIIGYCLESLSLWTLNPNTSIPDGMEVFSKGIHRALVPLESHMENTAGVELVESASSYRMLTQMDLLKFLKAHDFELNDIMSRTIAQLGGITNVVFGVTEKAKVIEAIKCMRTASLNAVPIVEASNTVEEDHSQLINGKGRKLIGTFSSTDLRECPISQMQTWLQSSVPDFTDKLSTIPSHTASEQQQGTSPRELVTCHAESTLAEVIDKAVTKHVHRVWVFDQRGSLDGLVSLTDMIRVIRVSLLSESP from the exons ATGCAACACGACGGAAATAGCACTACCCAGAAGCTAAGGGAGAAGAAGGTGAGCGATGTTCTGACGGCGGACAAGCGGCGGCTGGTGGAGGTGCCGTACACGGCGACACTGGCCCACACCATGAACGCCCTCGTGGCCAACCGCGTGGTGGCGGTGCCGGTGGCGGCGCCGCCGGGGCACTGGATAGGGGCGGGTGGGTCCATGATATTGGAGTCCGATAAGCAGACTGGTGCTGTTAGGAAACACTATATAGGGATGGTTACCATGTTGGATATACTGGCCCACATCGCCGGGGATGATGTCGGCGGTGGCGGTGATGTGGAGGAGAGGATGGGGGTTCCGGTGTCGTCGATCATCGGGTATTGTCTTGAGAGTCTTAGCTTGTGGACACTCAATCCTAATACTAG TATCCCAGACGGTATGGAAGTTTTCAGCAAAGGTATCCACCGTGCCTTAGTACCCCTAGAAAGCCACATGGAAAACACAGCTGGCGTAGAACTCGTTGAGTCAGCCTCAAGCTACCGAATGCTCACCCAAATGGACctcttgaagttcttgaaggCCCACGACTTTGAGCTGAATGACATCATGTCGCGGACCATCGCCCAGTTGGGAGGGATCACCAATGTTGTTTTTGGGGTGACGGAGAAGGCTAAAGTTATCGAAGCCATAAAGTGTATGAGGACTGCTTCACTTAATGCTGTTCCTATTGTTGAAGCTTCAAATACTGTGGAAGAGGATCACAGTCAGCTTATCAAT GGGAAAGGTAGGAAGCTCATAGGAACATTTTCATCCACAGATTTGAGGGAATGTCCAATCTCCCAAATGCAGACCTGGCTGCAATCAAGTGTTCCGGACTTCACCGATAAGCTATCAACAATCCCTTCACACACAGCCTCTGAGCAGCAGCAGGGGACCTCACCACGAGAACTCGTGACATGCCATGCTGAATCAACTCTCGCAGAAGTTATCGACAAGGCCGTCACCAAACATGTGCACCGTGTCTGGGTCTTCGACCAACGAGGCTCACTCGATGGACTCGTTTCTCTGACAGACATGATTAGAGTCATAAGGGTTTCTTTGCTTTCTGAGTCCCCGTAA
- the LOC131312128 gene encoding protein POST-ILLUMINATION CHLOROPHYLL FLUORESCENCE INCREASE, chloroplastic, whose product MAAASASIITSSPQTRFAARCSINNAVPSASYTYASSVTGSRLLGYLPNKRRSVKISRKITAAAAVVTVPVEEEVKEFTLPTWAEFEFGRAPVYWKTMNGLPPTSGERLRIFYNPAAAKLVPNEEFGIGFNGGFNQPIMCGGEPRAMLQKSRGKADPPIYSIQICVPKHAVNLIFSFTNGNEWDGPYKMQFQVLKPWQNKPITFFNAGLAEELSKDGACDRAIFPDSSIVATRCALMGNLTIEGGDRCNLDLVPGCTDPSSSDYNPFANVDDGSCPIE is encoded by the exons ATGGCGGCGGCAAGTGCTTCAATCATTACTTCTTCGCCCCAGACCCGATTTGCTGCTCGTTGTTCCATCAACAATGCCGTTCCCTCTGCTTCGTATACATATG CTAGTAGTGTCACGGGGTCTCGCTTGCTGGGATACCTTCCAAATAAGAGGAGATCTGTGAAGATTAGCAGAAAGATAACTGCAGCTGCAGCTGTTGTAACAGTTCCCGTTGAGGAGGAAGTCAAAGA GTTCACACTTCCTACTTGGGCtgaatttgaatttggaagAGCTCCTGTCTACTGGAAAACCATGAACGGTCTTCCTCCTACTTCT GGGGAGAGGCTGAGGATTTTCTACAATCCAGCTGCGGCCAAACTTGTTCCAAATGAAGAGTTTGGAATTGGTTTTAATG GAGGTTTTAATCAGCCCATCATGTGTGGGGGTGAGCCTAGGGCTATGCTCCAGAAAAGTAGAGGCAAAGCTGATCCCCCAATATATTCAATCCAAATATGTGTTCCTAAACATG CTGTAAATTTGATCTTCTCGTTCACAAACGGAAATGAGTGGGATGGCCCCTATAAAATGCAGTTTCAAGTTCTGAAGCCTTGGCAAAACAAACCAATTACCTTTTTCAATGCG GGTCTTGCAGAAGAGTTGAGTAAAGATGGTGCGTGTGACAGGGCAATATTCCCAGATTCAAGCATTGTCGCCACAAGATGTGCTCTGATGGGGAACCTGACCATTGAAGGA GGCGATCGCTGCAATCTTGACCTTGTACCCGGGTGCACTGATCCTTCCTCATCTGACTACAACCCCTTTGCCAATGTAGATGATGGATCATGTCCGATCGAATAG